In the Nymphaea colorata isolate Beijing-Zhang1983 unplaced genomic scaffold, ASM883128v2 scaffold0324, whole genome shotgun sequence genome, GCTTCTTATTCTTGGCGGACTGGTATAGGAGAAGGAAATATTAGTTTTTTGTGGCGAAACGGCAGCGAATTTGACGTGGTTTTATTGTTTGGTTGATGAAAAATGAAGGAATTGTAAGGCCTTGCGGGGAACTTATCGGAAGCGGCTTCGCTGAGATGGTTAGACAGATAGAGATTCTGCTAATTGAGGGTATTGCTAAGGTACGGCTGGCTGATGCTGTGGCTCAGCTTTCTATTTGAGGGGTGGCATACATGGATGCGTCCGTGCTCTTGCACCGACAGGAAGGACAATTGTGGACGCTGCTCTGGCTCACCTGGTAGGTTTCGATGGTGGCATTCGACCGATAGAGGCTCTTCATGGAAATCGGCTTTATTATTATAAACAATAAGGCTAAAACTAAAATAGAGGTGGTTTGTTTTACTGTTATACAGAGCCATCATTCCTTCTTGAGGGATTTCCATGCGAACCATCCTCCTACCGCAAGAAGTGCAGCCACTGTTCCGATATATAACCACTTGTTGCCACTTCTTATGATTTCAACCTTGGGCCTCCGGCGCCCATCCTACCTTTTAGACCAATTTGAAGGCGTCTCTTCCCTCCTCTCTCATTCCTTTCCCGTTGAACTCGTTGGTGAGTTTATTAACCACTTCGCTCATGAGTTGTTCCGCTGCATTTTCGTTATCGAAGTTGGGGAATTCACCGCTAGTATAACCTCCTGAGTTCTAGAATATCTCCTTAGAAGGGCTCCTAATTTCGTAAGAGAGCTGAACTTCCTGAAACCTTGTCTAATTTGTAGATGTAGTAGCTGAGGATGACATTGTCGCCTTTCTTGTAGTCCTTGAAGATGATGCTAGCCACAATGAAATCCTCCCAATCAGCTGCGTCTCCTGCCTCCACTCTCCACTTATACTCTTTGGCGTTGGCATCTTGGAAAGCTCGGCTTGCAAATGAGTGTATACTCTCATCGTATCTTTAATTACTATCTAAATTGGAATATGGAGATTATCATAAATAAGTTAAAATATTGTTCAAGAATATCGAAATGGaaatttagtattttttttcGTTCTGGGAGGCAAGAATATGCTGATTGATTGTCTAATAAAGATTGGATTTTCAATACTCCTGCAAATCGATTAGCAAAAGTCTTCAAACAGTTTTACCTATATTAACGGTTGATAGCCTTATGTTTAAAAGCCTACATAGCATATAAGCATGCATGTATCAGTTATCTTTCGATGTAATTAAATTTTGCCtctatattaatataaaatgatgatgataatgtCGAATCTGATCAAGCTGCTGCTGATTCGTAGCGCGAGGGTGTCTCTAGATCGTTGGTGATGAAGCAAATCTCCTTGATGttattgatgatgatgttttgctgCACTCTGCTCTTCCACTCCTCGTAGGGACAGCTGGTGCTCTTCTGCTCGCAAAGATAGACGTACTTCCCGTCGTGCTTATCTTCACGTAGTAGTCCTTACCGTTATCGGAGTGCAGCTCGAAGATGATGCTGGACGCGTACTCCTGCCCTGGGTCACAGTTCAGCGCATCCGTCTTACCGTTACGGTAGAGCTACTCCACGCACTTGGCAGAAGAGACGTTGAGGTCGAGCAGCATGCCCGAGATATCGGTATCGTGGGCGCTGAGGAAGGTCCACTTGAGCACTTGGCTGGGATTGCTGATCCTTCCGTCGAAATCCTGGAGCAGGCGGTTGAGCTTGCCCGTATTGATGGCCTTGGAGAGGTTGAAGTTGATCTTGAAGTAGTTCAGCCAGTAGTGCAGGTGACGCATGTTCAGGTAGTCGTCATCGGTTAGGTCCTTAGGGAACGGCCTGTTTAGGTACTTGTCCACGGTCAGCGTATCGTAGAGGGAGCTAATCTTAGATAGGTTCATGGCTGCAGGATCATCCCGAATATATTTCCTATCTTCTTGAGGAAGGGACTGTAGGTCAGGATCATCTCGTCGTAGACTAGCTTCTGACTGTTGATGTTTTTCTGAACCAGGCTGTCCCAGTTGGT is a window encoding:
- the LOC116244801 gene encoding uncharacterized protein LOC116244801: MWGELTAVGMRQHETLGSMLRDDYIEHLGFLEKDYVYNSIQVYSTDVNRTIESARSQLYGLYPWDQPGSEKHQQSEASLRRDDPDLQSLPQEDRKYIRDDPAAMNLSKISSLYDTLTVDKYLNRPFPKDLTDDDYLNMRHLHYWLNYFKINFNLSKAINTGKLNRLLQDFDGRISNPSQVLKWTFLSAHDTDISGMLLDLNVSSAKCVE